The sequence NNNNNNNNNNNNNNNNNNNNNNNNNNNNNNNNNNNNNNNNNNNNNNNNNNNNNNNNNNNNNNNNNNNNNNNNNNNNNNNNNNNNNNNNNNNNNNNNNNNNNNNNNNNNNNNNNNNNNNNNNNNNNNNNNNNNNNNNNNNNNNNNNNNNNNNNNNNNNNNNNNNNNNNNNNNNNNNNNNNNNNNNNNNNNNNNNNNNNNNNNNNNNNNNCTGAACGATTTTCTCTGTGTTAGTCTACATGTGTGCATTCTCTTTTGGGAAAATActttaaagtattattaattgATCTCCAAGTTTGACTTGTATGAGGGCAATTTCATAAATTTgtgttttattattgttgttcctGCGCCTCTTGGGGGACAGAATAGTTAAGCTAACATGACACTCTGATCGAATATTCTTTCACAACCCAGTACGAAATTCCCAAGTATTTTCCGCGCAATTGCATTGCAACAAGTTtcacattttaaaattaaattttcataaaactGAATAGTATTTTTGTAATTCTaggaattggaaaaaaaaaaattactccattCAATAAATAAGTGGTATTTTTAACATAAACAAATCTCTTTAGAAAGTCTTTATAAAATTCTCTTTAGTTAAGGaaagtattaaaataaaattgatagaaCAATCATTGGTGTCTTCTTAATTATAAGAAGACTTAtttagaaacaaaataaaaaaattaaaatattactccTTATTTAAGAACAAAGTAAATAGTTATTTGTAAAATTTACTCATATTTTTATTCCGTAAGATCATTGAGCATTAGAACAAATAAGCTCCAGGatgttttccaaaaaaaaaaaaaagctcctgGACTACCACCATTGTTTGAGACATAGTAATAGTTTTGCTTTTaactctttattttgttcttatatATAAGATACTCTATCTGAAAATattgctattatttttatttaatttgcaaGAAGCCTGAGAGATcagttcttttttaaaaataaaatttgttgggGTCATAAATAACTCATaacttaaattcttttttaaaaacttataaaTTCTGCTAATTTGAGTTCCCCTGGTTGGTGAGTGATCTATTCGCATATCCTCAAAAAGACACAGCTCAACATTGCTAGTTGGTTCAAGAATTCTACTCATAACATTTTCTAGTGCAAATTTTTTGTACAAAATCATTGTGGTTTTGAGATATCAAAGAAAGAAAAGGGTGATTATGAAATTTGGGAAAGAATTTAGCATCCATTTAGAAGAAACCCTACCTGAATGGAGAGACAAATACTTGTGTTACAAGCCTTTGAAGAAGCTTCTCAAACACATTCCTCCTTCTTCCGTCGCCGATAATCCTCCTCCTCCTGCTCCTCCGCCGGTGCCGGCAGAGCTGCAGGATTGGTTTATTAGAATTCTCAATGAGGAACTCGAAAAGTTCAACGATTTCTACGTCGATAAAGAAGAAGACTTCATTATCCGCTTTCAGGTTTCCTTTTTTCGTTTATACATtctgattaattatttttttggtgtgAAAAGATTGCGTGATTTTTACGTGTGATTAGTTTGATTAATTTAAGTTTAACAGGAATTTTTTACTGTAGATAAAATCAGTTTATAGTTTCCTGTATTTCAATTATTTGGTTATCTAATGCCTTAATTCTGGATTAGTTGTGGTTAGCTACATGAATCTGCTTGTATTCATTGCGCTTTGTTCACGTCCGGAAAACCTATATTTTATCGGAATTGTTACGTATGATTTCCGTAAATTGGATCAAAATGTTAGCATTTTGATTGATCCCGGAATGTGAGGCTTTTTAAGAATATGCTTATGGTATTTACTGGTCCTATAATTCGTAGCTTATTGTTGAAGGGAGGGATAAATGTACTGTCATTTTTGTGAGTGAAATTTAGTTTCAATTGACCCTTGTGGTCCGGGCCTTCCTTGGACCCCACACATAGGGGGGCTTTAGTGCACTAAACTGCCCTGTAGTTTAGCACGTGGGTGAGAATAAGGATGGAGGAATTGAAAGATTAGGGATTTTCATAGGGATTTTGGTGAAGTCTATCTTTTGGATGTTTGATGTGCTGCTACAGCACGTAGATTTTGATACTACAGATTTGACTCAATGTCAAACAGGCCAAAGGCTTAGAATGACATGAGTCAGGGATCCAGAATGACTTCATTGATTGATCATTGCACAAGAGTTGAGCTGGTCCGACCTCTTGTGCCGAGCTAGCTACCTAGTAATTTACAACCACTACTCTATCAGTCTATCTAGCCCAAAGGAATATGCTATCTGTGCTTTTTGTTTTGATCTTGTACCTTAAAGTGTAGACGAAGAAGGAAATCATTATTTGAATCACAACAAAGGCCCAAAAGATGCAAATGCAACTACAGAGAGTTTAAGAGCAATACCAAAAACTTATGGTCCCTGGGGGACCTCAGATGGATGGTTCAAGTAATTGAAAGGAGATATATACTTACCACATACCCCACATATAGAAGCAAATAATTGGGGTGCTGGTGGAGGGTAATAGTAAGACTGGAGTTTCCTGGAGAATATTCTTAGTAAAGCTGAGGGATATAAAAGCATCTTAATGGCATATTCTGCTTGCTGCCTTTATAATTTGTTGAGCTGAGTTGACTAAGGAAATTGTCACacactaaatatcataatatctCTGACTTTTTCACACAACACTGAAGCTCCTCCACTTACCTGAGCAGATTCTCTAGAGAAACACTTGTAACTTAAGGGTTAGTATGGTATGCGGACTAAATTATCCTGGGAGTATACTTACAGTCACAGTCCTGATGAGATTATAATTCCTGGACTAATTTATCTCATTTGGGAGGTTAGATAAAATAATCCCAAGTTGGATGGGATATCCCAGGATTATGCCTAAAATAGTATTTATACTGTGTTTGGTTGACGGTATAAATTTGTCCCATCTAGTCCCACCTTATCCCACATACCAAAGGACCCTTAAATGTTCACTTTTTCTTCaagttcaaagagaaaatcaTTATATTTGGCAACTTGGAGTTGGGGTGCTCAACTTAACTGCTAGGTCAAGCCACCTATGATCCTCCCCACATCATAGGTACAACATGGGCACCCTAGGCATGGGTTGCCTAAACAAGCAGGGAGCTTTGAGAGCTGATCATTTTGCTAGTTTCTTTGAATTGTTGTTTCATGATTATTGCTCAGCTTGGAGACTAGTAGATCTAGACTGTTTTTGTCTTGAGCTAGGGGTTTATCAGAAACtgcctctctatctcacctctaggtagtggtatagactgcgtacacttaccctcccagacccctCTTTGTGTGATTATaccgtgtatgttgttgttggagaCTAGTAAAGTTTGGTCATTTCTCCCTTTGTCCTACTACTTCGGATGGTGGCTTCCCAATTAATAGCTATCAAAATTTGTTTGATCAAGTTTACGTAACAATCAGATTAGTTCTTTACCTTAAAATAAATCAACTGTCAAATTTGTTTTAGGATTTTGACCATATTATCAGCATTGCTGTGGTCCCAAGTACTAgattaaataagaaaaacacTCATATATTGAATACTATAagagaaaatattaaatattactaCAATTTATTGACTTTTATATGACTTTGATAACGAGGGACTGGCATTGTCTGCTTTGTACAAGCTTCTTGTCTTGTTGGGACACAAAGGTAATggttacaattatttaaatagCACTTCCATTAATAAAAGTCAAGATGTTTCACGCAATCATAGTATAAACATAAACTTAAATTGCAATCAAATTATTAATGTACTTACTGTGTAAAACACCACATCAAATATTTAAATCTCATGTTGAGTAATAAAACTAAACATTCAGTATAAGCAGTGCATTCTTTCTGTCAAATATCAGTTTTGTTCTTTGTAGTTCCTTATAGTCTATGCTTCTCGGTCTGTTAGATATATTTTTAGTCTAACTTaactaataaatcaaaatagtCCCATAATACAACGTCGCGTACTTGCCCATATTACTTACATGGGTGACCCACATCTACTCGTGCCAATTCCAAAGCTGCTCCCATTCCTCAAAGCCCGGCTCCAGAGTCAACCCCTCCTTTGGTCACTTCATGAGGTGTACCAGTAGTTAGGGAATTGCCCGGATAATGAACATTTCAGTTGGTTGATCATAAACTTAGAAGATTAAGTTTCTTTTGAAAATTATTGGATCCAATGATGACGTTGGCCTTTAACTTTTCTTCATCTGGATCAGAATatgatggatttcaaaacagttGGGAGTGGGATTTTCGTAATTCTCTTATCTGGTACGTTAGCGTGTAGGGCTCTGAGTGGAGCATTGTCATCCATCTTAATCCAGGATCGGGATTGGTACTTGGTGACAGGAGTTGTTATATAATACCTGGTGTCAGATGTAACCAAGTACCTTtaacatattatatataatatgcaGGATTTCTTTATCCCATCAGCCTTTACTGCACAAGGCATCATGAGTAAATAATAGCATAAAGACAGGAATATGGCTATCATTCACGACAACTTTTTCTGAGTATTGCTATGAAATGTGCTATCCAAAGTTGTCAAGTTTTAGTATGAAGCTCGTTAAATTGCATATGCAATCTGCAACTGTCCCATTCAGGCCTGAATATACAATATCATATTTTGATCTCACATTCAATGGCATGAAAGTCTACTGTTGTCATCCAACCGTGTTTGTGACCAAGTTCATCAATTACAAACATTACTTATTTTGCGACAGAAATGGACAGTCAAGTAACTATCAAACTGTCTACTTAATGAAATGAGTTATGGTAGTGTAATGATTCCGGGAAAGCTGTGGATGGGTTCACGATGATGCAAGGACTGAAGAATTGTGGCAACATGATGGACGATTAGATGGACGCGACTGGTGAATGTGAAAATGGACGgtgttttcttttttccttatcTTAATGGAGAGATAGGCATTGGAAGGATGCAAGAATGAGTGCATAAGATATCAAATGTGGAAACAAAATGAGAGTCATCATATAGCAGTATTATTGATCTCTTAgttctcaaatatatttttaatagataagGAGCGAGTCTCAAACTGTTTTAGTGtgggttttgagttttttctCTACTTATATAACAGGAGCTGAAGGAAAGAATAGAACGTGTGAAGGAGAAGGGTGGCCAAGATGGAGTTCTTGCAACAGACAATGAATTCAGTGAAGAAATGATGAGCATCCGTAAAGACTTTGTTTCCATACATGGGGAGATGGTTCTTCTGAAAAATTATAGCTCATTAAATTTTGCAGGTACTGAGCTTGTCCGTCGCTTTTCACCTTGCACTTCTAATAATTTGTTACCATTGATAATAATGTGTTTCCGGCATCATAGTGCTCCGAGCTTTAGAGGAGAAGCTTAACTGTGTTAAACACAATTATGACTAGTCATGAGTTGGCCTTGTTTGCCAGGTGAAATTTACATCATCCCTCTCTTCCTCTCTCTTCAACACCCATCAGTTGCCGTTTTCCCCTCAAAACCTTCTCTCATTCATACTTTTCTTCTTCCACCAAGTCCTCCCAAAACCATCCTTTTCCCAAGTCACACGTCTCTGAGATTCTTACTCCACCTTCTCCACTGTTATTGATTCCTTATTCCCTATTTGACTCTTACAAGCAACTCATCGAAACACATAAACTAGGTAAAGATGCAGCTTAATTTCTTCAAAGTTTGGGCAATAGCTGCACAAAAGATAGAGAAATGGAATGCAACTACAAAATAGTTTTTGACTATTACAATTTATTCCAAGTTTTGTGATGCCGTCTTTTTTCCCACTTCACGCCACATTTTCATGCAGTTTATTGTTTTAACACATGTCCTCCATCTCCGAGTTTTCGTTTTCTCCAAtatccttttccattttcttGTGATGATTCTTTCTTCCTCAATTCTCTTCCTCTACTTCTAAATCCTTGGACCAGTTCACTTGTTCTTTCCGATTctgctaagttgctcggactctccaaaaatgctgccgcacccgtgtcggatcctttagaaatacactattttggaggatccgacatgcaCCCGTAGACATTTTTTaagagtctgagcaacttagCGATTCTGtacattaattttttgaattgattacACGTCATTTGATATCGTCAAGAGCCTTGTAGTAGATATAATAAGATGGTGCGGTCTTGGGATGAAACAAAGAGAAAATAGAGGAGAGGATGGGAAGCTGGGgagagaaggagaagaaagataACGAGATGATGCAGTGTTGGATGAAAAAGGAGGGCTGCTGGAAGGAGAAAGGAAGAGAAAGTAGGAATGCTTTGAGGAGGAACACCGATGATGGGTATAAAGAGGAATAGGAGTGATGTAAAATTATGGGAGCTACTAGCTCTACTCGGCAAACAAGGACAACTGTCACACAGCTAGTCATACTTGAGTTTAATAGTACTAAAGTAAGATTTCTTGGTTTAGAGGTATACCTCGGATTTCTGCTATCCAATATTATGAAGGTCAAACTTTAACAATTTTTTGTTTCATTAGGACTTGTTAAGATCTTGAAGAAGTATGACAAACGAACTGGGGGATTGCTGCGTCTGCCTTTTACACAGGTTGCTCTTCATCAGCCGATCTTTACTACGGAGCCTCTAACGAGACTAGTCCGTGAGTGTGAGGATAATCTTGAGGTCCTATTTCCTTTGGAAGCAGAAGTTGTTGAATTAGCTGCCCCTGCAGGTGAACAGGTGGGAGCAACTTCATCTTATGCTTCCAATGTTCTCCCAGATACAACATTTCCACCGGTGGAAGAAAATGGGGATATATACAGAAGCACACTAGCTGCAATAAAAGCCATTCAGGGACTAAAGAAGGCAAGCTCAACATATAACCCGCTGTCATTTTCATCTATTTCTGGAAACCAAGATAATGACAGCCCAGGTGCTATAACAGCAGAAGACTCCGATTCTGACTCATTGGTTGCCTCTCAGAGTGGTGATGAGAAGAATCAGGAGGTTTCCAGTTCACCAAAATAGAGTTTAACCCATTTTCTTATGTTCATTAGAGTATAGTGCTGAAACTGTGCTCTCTCTACGTTGTGTGCTATAGTTCTGCATAATTGCTTACCCAATtaataatattaggaataaactTAGCATGTTCTGGCAATCACAAAAGCTTGATGTCCATCTACAAGTGCCTATTTCTTTTGCAATTTGAGATGGCGCAACAATTTTTAAGCCTTGTATTCTGCCTTGGCCCTTGAGAGTGAAATTGTTTAACCTATGCACATTCTAGTCATTTCGAGCAATTTATGGATCAGTCATCAGTACATATGAATATGAGCATACTGAGTTGAGTATTTTGGTGATTGCTAAACATGTAATCCGACAGAATCCAGCAGTTAACATTTCAATCAAgtttggagggaggtgattaggcatgatatgaagTAGTTACAGCTTACAAAGGACCCTTGATAGGAATGcgtggaggatgcggattaggatAAAAGGTTAGGGGGCGGAAGTGCGTCGGTAATAGTAGGGGAGCGATTTTTTGTGTCtagagtttcttgttcgtggtgttgtggttgtagtattatcGTGTGGCTATTTTGCATAcagtactagtttatatgcacttagttttggtgtttgttatattgttagtttattttgcgtaccatactagtttatatgcacttatcttttgtgtttggtatacttctatcggtcctaagccgagggtctatcggaaacagtctctctacttctcctgaggtagtggtacggTCTACCTACACTCTACCCTTTCCAGatctcactatgtgggaatacactgggtatgttgttgttgttttgagtGAAGAGCTGGAGCTGCTTGCAAAGAGTGGTTgaaacatgccctttaacttggtCGCAGTTCACATCTTTGACCTCAAACTTTGGATGTGCACTAGTAGGCAATTAAACGTGTATGAAATCGAACAAGTAAACGCACGTTGCATGTGGCATAATACATGTAGGATTTCATGTTGGACATGAATTGGCCACGTAAGATGCCATATATATGACACGTGTCTATTTGTTCAACTCTATgcaagtttaagtgcctacttgtgcacatccaaaattggaggtcatagatgtgaactgaggccaagttaaagggtaccattcttttatttttcacgTCTACACCTGTGATTTTTTCCCCATTGTTGCTTCCTAGCAAGGGGAGAAGATAAGTGTGTAGCTTCTCAACGGACCCTTGTGGCAATTCTTTCTTTCTTGGTTTAGCATGTGTCTTCTTTAGCTTCATCTTCTTCAAAAGATAAAGTAGGTAACTGACCGTgcccaagtgcacatgcaagtgtacgtggtcttatcaagtaatatgatggcttcaaggaagcccaagtattgatctctcagggacttgcgttcgccgcctatcttcttctagtttaaccaattgaggagagtagcaaataaagttgtaattttgtaaattaaaactaatctaaactaatgcataaaataaaatcttggacaatcaatggagtatAGCCCAAGGTTGACGCATTTcaaacaatcttacaaatctctattcctatCGCAGTCTAATTGATTATCGGattgttgattcgcaaggtttatgctaCGATTTTAGTCTCCTGacctcaaatcttttatctattgaacattgcaactacaactcccgcagagatacaacaattcttttAGATTCAataagttatcttcttgcaattgaaccaaacaaggcttctaggtatattcctatcctagatgctaattcaaactccttatttcataaaagagtaagaaccttgttccttaatttcttcattctatcctatgattctcctctcggattcacatagaaatatagatttattctaatggtagctaatcatcaaaatagtaagctcaagaaatcaagaacaatccatAGGATAATCCACAATTAAACAACAATAAATAGTATTAAAGAGTATTCATGTTCTTAGCCTCGACCCCAGAAAGAGGGTTTTAGCCTtaaatggaaatattcatcatccaatcccttgaaataatgatacaaactataaaaaaaataaattaaagaatgataaaatctaaaaagaagttgtggtatcctccaatga comes from Capsicum annuum cultivar UCD-10X-F1 chromosome 2, UCD10Xv1.1, whole genome shotgun sequence and encodes:
- the LOC107858736 gene encoding SPX domain-containing protein 4 encodes the protein MKFGKEFSIHLEETLPEWRDKYLCYKPLKKLLKHIPPSSVADNPPPPAPPPVPAELQDWFIRILNEELEKFNDFYVDKEEDFIIRFQELKERIERVKEKGGQDGVLATDNEFSEEMMSIRKDFVSIHGEMVLLKNYSSLNFAGLVKILKKYDKRTGGLLRLPFTQVALHQPIFTTEPLTRLVRECEDNLEVLFPLEAEVVELAAPAGEQVGATSSYASNVLPDTTFPPVEENGDIYRSTLAAIKAIQGLKKASSTYNPLSFSSISGNQDNDSPGAITAEDSDSDSLVASQSGDEKNQEVSSSPK